Proteins from a single region of Stigmatella erecta:
- a CDS encoding maltokinase N-terminal cap-like domain-containing protein: MTPVDLTKLPEYLKHQRWFAGKAWPIKSVSVVDHVTLDAEGPCAFSLAVVEVTYELGQPERYLLPVKPSAEGIQDALEEVDCLRSVFSLIREQRSVPSSSGRIQGEWISTPDAHVALPDPLPVRRLMVEQSNTSVVFGEKVILKIIRKLEAGVNPEHEMGRFLATRTSFRSTPMLLGALTLEGNAGATLAIVHRFVPNAVDGWKYTLDQFRRAGELGGTFLDEMRELGRRIGELHHALASVNDDPAFAPEPLLQEDLQRWSASILGEMGKTLADASRVHVDIENQRERLMEHARRLAHVAPSGQKIRIHGDLHLGQVLRSDGQWLIFDFEGEPARNFTQRREKYSPMRDVAGMLRSFDYAEATVMLEGNAPGPRLVPTREAFLEGYRESTRGAAFLPADDATFWTMLRAFELEKLLYEVRYELQNRPDWVRIPVQALLRMEEPT; the protein is encoded by the coding sequence GTGACACCTGTGGACCTGACCAAGCTGCCCGAATACCTGAAGCACCAGCGCTGGTTCGCCGGCAAGGCCTGGCCCATCAAGTCCGTGTCCGTGGTGGACCATGTGACGCTGGATGCCGAGGGCCCGTGTGCCTTCAGCCTGGCCGTGGTGGAGGTGACGTACGAGCTGGGCCAGCCCGAGCGCTACCTGCTGCCCGTCAAGCCCTCCGCGGAAGGCATCCAGGATGCCCTCGAGGAGGTGGACTGCCTGCGCTCCGTCTTCTCGCTCATCCGCGAGCAGCGCTCGGTGCCCTCCTCGTCCGGCCGCATCCAGGGCGAGTGGATCTCCACGCCGGATGCGCACGTGGCCCTGCCGGATCCGCTGCCGGTGCGCCGGCTCATGGTGGAGCAGAGCAACACCTCCGTCGTCTTCGGCGAGAAGGTCATCCTGAAGATCATCCGCAAGCTGGAGGCGGGGGTGAACCCGGAGCACGAGATGGGGCGCTTTCTGGCCACCCGCACCTCGTTCCGCTCCACGCCCATGCTGCTGGGCGCGCTGACCCTGGAGGGCAACGCGGGAGCCACCCTGGCGATCGTGCACCGCTTCGTGCCCAACGCCGTGGACGGCTGGAAGTACACGCTGGACCAGTTCCGCCGCGCCGGCGAGCTGGGCGGCACCTTCCTGGACGAGATGCGCGAGCTGGGCCGCCGCATCGGCGAGCTGCACCACGCACTGGCCTCGGTGAATGACGATCCGGCCTTCGCCCCGGAGCCGCTCCTGCAGGAGGATCTGCAACGCTGGAGCGCCTCCATCCTGGGCGAGATGGGCAAGACGCTGGCGGATGCCAGCCGGGTGCACGTGGACATCGAGAACCAGCGCGAGCGGCTCATGGAGCACGCGCGGCGGCTGGCGCACGTGGCCCCCTCCGGGCAGAAGATCCGCATCCACGGGGATCTCCACCTGGGCCAGGTGCTGCGCTCGGACGGCCAGTGGCTCATCTTCGACTTCGAGGGGGAGCCTGCCCGCAACTTCACCCAGCGGCGGGAGAAGTACTCGCCGATGCGGGATGTGGCGGGGATGCTGCGCTCGTTCGACTACGCGGAGGCCACGGTGATGCTGGAGGGCAACGCGCCCGGGCCGCGGCTGGTGCCCACGCGCGAGGCCTTCCTCGAGGGCTACCGGGAGAGCACCCGCGGGGCCGCCTTCCTGCCCGCCGACGACGCGACGTTCTGGACGATGCTCCGCGCCTTCGAGCTGGAGAAGCTGCTCTATGAAGTCCGTTACGAATTGCAAAACCGCCCGGACTGGGTGCGCATCCCTGTCCAGGCCCTCTTGAGGATGGAGGAGCCGACGTGA
- the glgB gene encoding 1,4-alpha-glucan branching protein GlgB — protein sequence MKKPAERQQIDTEIQALLELRHSEPHHLLGIHPDGDGIVVRAYRPDATAIHVVPDFGGRVPMTHRRDGVFEARLNGRDQVFNYLLEVEYPGNKSFTLRDPYSFLPTLGELDLYYAGQGRHEKLWERMGAHPIHHNGVAGVSFAVWAPTAAGVSVVGDFNGWDGRLHPMRRMGASGIWELFIPEVGEGTRYKFEIRPNHGGSPLLKADPFAFRTEVPPATASVVHALNRFSWSDTPWMAARAEGEPTHKPWSVYEVHIGSWRRVVQDGDRPLTYRELAHELGDYVKRLGFTHVELLPVSEHPYGPSWGYQVGNYYAPTARYGHPDDLRYLINHLHAQGIGVIVDWVPGHFPRDAHALGSFDGTALYEHADPRQGSQPDWGTLVFNFGRNEVRNFLIANALFWLEEYHVDGLRVDAVASMLYLDYSRKHGEWVPNRWGGRENEEAIAFLRELNDVVRRNHPGVVVIAEESTAWPKVSQPTGEGGLGFHFKWNMGWMHDTLLYFSKDPIYRQHHHNNLTFGLLYAFSENFMLPLSHDEVVHGKGSLYGRMPGDPWQKQANLRSLLAWMWAHPGKKLLFMGGEFGQPGEWSSDRSLDWHLLEDPGHRGIQSLVADLNRLYREIPALYDADNEPLGFQWVQPDSAAANTFAFIRRSRTPGRHVVCVANLSPVPRENYRVGFPRHGHYQELVNTDAQEYGGSGMGNGGQIHTEPQPWDGQEASALLTLPPLSVVWFAPG from the coding sequence GTGAAGAAGCCCGCCGAGCGACAGCAGATCGACACGGAGATTCAGGCGCTCCTCGAGCTGCGCCACTCCGAACCGCACCACCTGCTGGGCATTCACCCGGATGGGGATGGAATCGTGGTCCGCGCCTACCGGCCCGATGCCACCGCCATCCACGTGGTGCCGGACTTCGGAGGCCGCGTCCCCATGACGCACCGCCGGGACGGCGTCTTCGAGGCGCGCCTCAACGGGCGCGACCAGGTGTTCAACTACCTCCTGGAGGTGGAGTACCCGGGCAACAAGAGCTTCACCCTGAGGGACCCGTACAGCTTCCTGCCCACGCTGGGCGAGCTGGACCTGTACTACGCGGGCCAGGGGCGCCACGAGAAGCTGTGGGAGCGCATGGGGGCACACCCCATCCACCACAACGGCGTGGCGGGCGTGTCCTTCGCGGTCTGGGCCCCCACCGCCGCGGGTGTCTCCGTGGTGGGTGACTTCAACGGCTGGGACGGCCGCCTGCACCCCATGCGGCGCATGGGCGCCTCCGGCATCTGGGAGCTGTTCATCCCCGAGGTGGGCGAGGGCACGCGCTACAAGTTCGAGATCCGCCCGAACCACGGCGGCTCGCCGCTGCTCAAGGCCGACCCCTTCGCCTTCCGCACGGAGGTGCCTCCGGCCACCGCCTCGGTGGTGCACGCGCTCAACCGCTTCTCGTGGTCGGACACCCCGTGGATGGCCGCGCGCGCCGAGGGCGAGCCCACGCACAAGCCCTGGAGCGTGTACGAGGTCCACATCGGCTCCTGGCGGCGCGTGGTGCAGGACGGGGACCGGCCGCTGACGTACCGGGAGCTGGCGCACGAGCTGGGCGACTACGTCAAGCGCCTGGGCTTCACGCACGTGGAGCTGCTGCCCGTGTCGGAGCACCCCTATGGCCCCTCCTGGGGCTACCAGGTGGGCAACTACTACGCGCCCACCGCCCGCTACGGGCACCCGGATGACCTGCGCTACCTCATCAACCACCTGCACGCGCAGGGCATCGGCGTCATCGTCGACTGGGTGCCGGGCCACTTCCCGCGGGATGCGCACGCGCTGGGGAGCTTCGATGGCACGGCGCTCTACGAGCACGCCGACCCCCGGCAGGGCTCGCAGCCGGACTGGGGCACCCTGGTCTTCAACTTCGGGCGCAACGAGGTCCGCAACTTCCTCATCGCCAACGCGCTCTTCTGGCTGGAGGAGTACCACGTGGACGGGCTGCGCGTGGACGCGGTGGCCTCCATGCTGTACCTGGACTACAGCCGCAAGCACGGCGAGTGGGTCCCCAACCGCTGGGGCGGCCGCGAGAACGAGGAGGCCATCGCCTTCCTGCGCGAGCTCAACGACGTGGTGCGCCGCAACCACCCGGGCGTGGTGGTCATCGCCGAGGAGTCCACCGCGTGGCCCAAGGTGAGCCAGCCCACGGGCGAGGGCGGCCTGGGGTTCCACTTCAAGTGGAACATGGGGTGGATGCACGACACGCTGCTGTACTTCTCGAAGGACCCCATCTACCGCCAGCACCACCACAACAACCTCACCTTCGGCCTGCTCTACGCGTTCAGCGAGAACTTCATGCTGCCGCTGAGCCATGACGAGGTGGTGCACGGCAAGGGCTCGCTGTACGGCCGGATGCCGGGAGACCCCTGGCAGAAGCAGGCCAACCTCCGCTCCCTGCTGGCGTGGATGTGGGCCCACCCGGGCAAGAAGCTGCTCTTCATGGGCGGCGAGTTCGGCCAGCCCGGCGAGTGGAGCAGCGACCGGAGCCTGGACTGGCACCTGCTGGAGGACCCGGGCCACCGGGGCATCCAGTCCCTGGTGGCGGACCTCAACCGCCTCTACCGGGAGATCCCCGCGCTGTACGACGCGGACAACGAGCCCCTGGGCTTCCAGTGGGTGCAGCCGGATTCGGCGGCGGCCAACACGTTCGCCTTCATCCGGCGCTCGCGCACCCCGGGCCGGCACGTGGTGTGCGTGGCCAACCTGTCCCCGGTTCCCCGCGAGAACTACCGCGTCGGCTTCCCGCGCCACGGCCACTACCAGGAGCTGGTGAACACGGATGCCCAGGAGTACGGCGGCTCGGGCATGGGCAACGGCGGGCAGATCCACACGGAGCCCCAGCCCTGGGATGGACAGGAAGCGTCCGCGCTGCTGACGCTCCCGCCCCTCTCGGTGGTGTGGTTCGCCCCAGGCTGA
- a CDS encoding bifunctional metallophosphatase/5'-nucleotidase has protein sequence MDTSPRTLRLLQTSDLHTNIFPWDYFTGTADVQRGLAKVATLVRKARAENPDCNLLIDTGDTIQGTPLGTYYSLVDNSPQHPMALAMNELRYDAMALGNHEFNYGLGVLNKFKSEVSFPLLGANVRKTADGGEAFTPYLIKEVCGVKVGLLGLVTPGVTTWERPENIPGLSFADPLETARTYVPRLRQEGADVVVVAIHAGPDKQPTGLASDPATWLVDYADPTKWTDRGNLPGENEAVQIAQQVEGIDVLLTGHTHQPIPKMLLKNTQGQEVLLIQPNRWGSHLGQVDLALKYEDGRWTVDGKDSRLLAVDSTVAEDAQVTQLTRSHHETTLAYVEARIGTTRAAFPGGYAARYGDSALADLINTVQEESAAAEGHPVDFSLAAIFSDTGGLPAGPVTLRDAYSIYIYDNTLYVMEINGSILRRALEANALFFNPWNPSAPPDASKPDLAKQANARTYNWDIYSGIDYGFDLTKPAGSRLTHLRFKGQDVTGAQTFRIAINNYRAGGGGGFAMFREGKVLWTSADGVRDYIARYIGAHANLDPASVNTCNFTLSPDLYKYYFEATLGPAKCATP, from the coding sequence GTGGACACCTCTCCGCGCACGCTGCGCCTGCTCCAGACGAGTGACCTGCACACCAACATCTTCCCCTGGGACTACTTCACGGGCACCGCGGACGTCCAGCGCGGGCTCGCCAAGGTGGCCACGCTCGTCCGCAAGGCGCGCGCGGAGAACCCGGACTGCAACTTGCTCATCGACACCGGGGACACCATCCAGGGCACGCCGCTGGGCACCTATTACTCCCTGGTGGACAACTCCCCCCAGCACCCCATGGCCCTGGCCATGAACGAGCTGCGCTATGACGCCATGGCGCTCGGCAACCACGAGTTCAACTACGGCCTCGGGGTGCTCAACAAGTTCAAGAGCGAGGTGAGCTTTCCGTTGCTCGGCGCCAACGTGCGCAAGACCGCGGACGGCGGCGAGGCGTTCACCCCCTACCTCATCAAGGAGGTGTGCGGCGTCAAGGTGGGCCTGCTCGGGCTGGTGACGCCGGGGGTGACGACGTGGGAGCGCCCGGAGAACATCCCCGGCCTGAGCTTCGCCGACCCCCTGGAGACGGCGCGCACGTACGTGCCGAGGCTGCGGCAGGAGGGGGCCGACGTCGTGGTGGTGGCCATCCACGCGGGCCCGGACAAGCAGCCCACGGGCTTGGCGAGTGATCCCGCCACCTGGCTGGTGGACTATGCCGATCCCACGAAGTGGACCGACCGGGGCAACCTGCCCGGCGAGAACGAGGCGGTGCAGATCGCCCAGCAGGTGGAGGGCATCGACGTGCTGCTCACGGGCCACACCCACCAGCCCATCCCGAAGATGCTGCTGAAGAACACCCAGGGGCAGGAGGTGCTGCTCATCCAGCCCAACCGCTGGGGCAGCCACCTGGGCCAGGTGGACCTCGCGCTCAAGTACGAGGACGGGCGCTGGACGGTGGATGGCAAGGACTCCCGGCTCCTCGCGGTGGACTCTACTGTCGCCGAGGACGCCCAGGTGACCCAGCTCACCCGGAGCCACCACGAGACGACGCTGGCCTATGTGGAGGCGCGCATCGGCACCACCCGGGCCGCGTTCCCCGGTGGGTATGCCGCCCGGTATGGCGACAGCGCCCTGGCGGACCTCATCAACACGGTGCAGGAGGAGTCCGCCGCCGCCGAGGGCCACCCCGTGGACTTCTCGCTCGCCGCCATCTTCAGCGACACCGGAGGCCTGCCCGCGGGCCCCGTCACCCTGCGCGATGCGTACAGCATCTACATCTACGACAACACGCTGTACGTGATGGAGATCAACGGCTCCATCCTGCGCCGGGCCCTGGAGGCCAATGCCCTGTTCTTCAACCCCTGGAACCCCAGCGCGCCGCCGGATGCCTCCAAGCCCGACTTGGCCAAGCAGGCCAACGCGCGCACCTACAACTGGGACATCTACTCGGGGATCGACTACGGGTTTGATCTCACGAAGCCCGCCGGCTCGCGCCTGACCCACCTGCGCTTCAAGGGCCAGGACGTCACCGGCGCGCAGACGTTCCGCATCGCCATCAACAACTACCGCGCGGGCGGCGGGGGCGGCTTCGCCATGTTCCGCGAGGGCAAGGTCCTGTGGACCTCCGCCGATGGGGTGCGCGATTACATCGCCCGCTACATCGGGGCCCATGCGAACCTGGACCCCGCCAGCGTGAACACCTGCAACTTCACGCTCTCGCCGGACCTGTACAAGTACTACTTCGAGGCCACGCTCGGCCCGGCGAAGTGCGCCACGCCGTAG
- a CDS encoding gamma-glutamylcyclotransferase: MDSHYDQVMKARNAADPSVSRLYFAYSTILDRAAFEEWRSQHSYDFFQLPEGRLAEALDVALVYDFPSRWWGGRVAGLTDQPGKSLFGRLFEIRGQDWPILQHKEGLVTGMCIERPVRVRVEGQEVEAIAFTTAPRRASREGAISPRFVEALVRGAQSAGLPADYIERLRRGEEG, translated from the coding sequence ATGGACTCTCATTACGATCAGGTCATGAAGGCGCGGAACGCTGCGGATCCTTCCGTCTCCCGGCTGTACTTCGCCTACTCGACCATCCTGGACCGGGCCGCCTTCGAGGAGTGGCGTTCACAGCACTCGTACGACTTCTTCCAGCTGCCCGAGGGCCGGCTCGCCGAGGCGCTGGACGTAGCGCTCGTCTACGACTTTCCCTCCCGCTGGTGGGGGGGCCGGGTGGCGGGGCTCACGGACCAGCCGGGTAAAAGCCTCTTTGGCCGTCTTTTCGAGATTCGCGGCCAGGACTGGCCCATCCTCCAGCACAAGGAAGGCCTCGTGACGGGGATGTGCATCGAGCGCCCCGTGCGCGTGCGCGTGGAGGGCCAGGAGGTGGAGGCCATCGCGTTCACCACCGCCCCCCGGAGGGCCTCTCGCGAAGGCGCCATCAGCCCCCGCTTCGTGGAAGCGCTGGTGCGCGGGGCCCAGAGCGCGGGGCTGCCCGCGGACTACATCGAGCGCTTGCGCCGGGGTGAGGAGGGCTGA
- a CDS encoding GbsR/MarR family transcriptional regulator, with protein MKGYLWTGGNATPVAAAVPATGSLAPWEALAVEAVGNVIEFWGFKRNQGRVWALLYLRGEPLTAGEIERELELSKGGVSMLLRDLERWGVVLRVRPPKDTIWRYAAETDLVRMVTHVIAEREVGFVARIRADLAEARRLAQEVGGVPAERLQRLEKMATLAAHVEKAIRLFIKTARLDVGGVLEAFREESGRGREKRR; from the coding sequence ATGAAGGGGTACCTGTGGACGGGGGGGAACGCCACGCCTGTCGCGGCCGCTGTCCCGGCCACGGGCTCGCTGGCGCCATGGGAGGCCCTGGCGGTCGAGGCCGTGGGCAACGTCATCGAGTTCTGGGGGTTCAAGCGCAACCAAGGGCGGGTCTGGGCGCTGCTCTACCTGCGCGGCGAGCCGCTCACGGCGGGTGAAATCGAGCGCGAGCTGGAGCTGTCCAAGGGCGGCGTCTCCATGCTCCTGAGGGACCTGGAGCGCTGGGGCGTGGTGCTGCGGGTGCGCCCCCCCAAGGACACCATCTGGCGCTACGCGGCGGAGACGGACCTGGTGCGCATGGTGACGCACGTCATCGCCGAGCGCGAGGTGGGCTTCGTCGCGCGGATTCGCGCGGACCTGGCCGAGGCCCGGCGGCTGGCGCAGGAGGTGGGCGGCGTGCCGGCCGAGCGCCTCCAGCGCCTGGAGAAGATGGCCACGCTCGCGGCGCACGTGGAGAAGGCCATCCGCCTGTTCATCAAGACGGCGCGGCTGGATGTGGGGGGCGTGCTGGAGGCCTTCCGCGAGGAGTCCGGAAGGGGCCGGGAGAAGCGCAGGTAG
- a CDS encoding polyprenyl synthetase family protein, whose translation MDTAGKLAHFLGLVEQQLGSALADGDAGPGVTGDTLMEAARHLCLGSGGKRARPMLVSLFGDAVNLPSERLVEVAVAAELIHSASLLHDDVVDAGMFRRGRPTVNARWGNIVAVMSGDLILSTTLLRLAQLDERLSRTAMSVVSEMTRAAITEVEARGVLDLPVPRLRYIAEGKTGSLFGWCGHAAALLAHRPEAVKCFDGFGRHLGVAFQIADDIRDVLGTDVGKPQYADLQSRTPSMPILLAVEQDEKLRRKLKEAWAFSSITADRTKEIGAAIIACGAVEQSLTQMNAEIDTALGHLGPFADSAGGAELVSWARRLSSGITDQVRSKVA comes from the coding sequence ATGGATACGGCTGGCAAGCTGGCTCATTTTCTCGGACTCGTGGAACAGCAGCTGGGCAGCGCCCTGGCGGACGGGGACGCTGGACCGGGCGTGACGGGCGACACGCTGATGGAGGCCGCGCGGCACCTGTGCCTGGGCAGCGGCGGCAAGCGGGCGCGCCCCATGCTGGTGAGCCTCTTCGGGGACGCGGTGAACCTGCCCTCCGAGCGCCTGGTGGAGGTGGCCGTCGCGGCCGAGCTCATCCACTCCGCCAGCCTCCTGCACGATGACGTGGTGGACGCGGGCATGTTCCGCCGGGGCCGCCCCACGGTGAACGCCCGCTGGGGCAACATCGTCGCGGTGATGAGCGGCGACCTCATCCTGTCCACCACGCTGCTGCGGCTCGCCCAGCTCGACGAGCGCCTGTCCCGCACCGCCATGTCGGTGGTCTCCGAGATGACCCGCGCGGCCATCACCGAGGTGGAGGCCCGCGGGGTGTTGGATCTGCCCGTGCCGCGCCTGCGCTACATCGCCGAGGGCAAGACGGGCTCGCTCTTCGGGTGGTGTGGCCACGCGGCGGCCCTGCTCGCCCACCGGCCCGAGGCCGTGAAGTGCTTCGATGGGTTCGGCCGCCACCTGGGCGTGGCCTTCCAGATCGCCGACGACATCCGGGATGTCCTCGGCACCGATGTGGGCAAGCCCCAGTACGCGGACCTGCAGTCGCGCACGCCCTCCATGCCCATTCTCCTGGCGGTGGAGCAGGACGAGAAGCTGCGGCGCAAGCTCAAGGAGGCGTGGGCGTTCTCGTCCATCACCGCGGACCGCACCAAGGAGATCGGCGCCGCCATCATCGCTTGTGGCGCCGTGGAGCAGTCGCTGACCCAGATGAACGCCGAGATCGACACGGCCCTGGGCCACCTGGGGCCCTTCGCGGACTCGGCCGGGGGCGCGGAGCTGGTGAGCTGGGCGCGCCGGCTGTCCAGCGGCATCACCGATCAAGTCCGGAGCAAGGTTGCATGA
- a CDS encoding MFS transporter, giving the protein MPSVALRRHVLRSFAALASAVPLFRPGSSLPGSAAPLLGAPPPTERPVPTAPRQVLRRTLRASVTEGMVTEVFTACAGATALTAWAIALKLGPFLVGVMTALPFFAQFIQFPAAWLTSTFGHRRVALTAVFLSRVVMLPLCAVPWLPLELAGQQRLLVGIAAASAVLGVVGNNAWVAWMGELVPKNLRGRYFGRRTALCTISGTLASLAAGFLLDRLRGAEGPGLALPLLAAFACAVGFITTYIMSRQHDPAPGGTPFRLDLRATLMPWKDARARRVLLYQVTWNAAVGLSAPYFAFHMIKNLQMTFVIMALHAAAVAGVRVLTAPLWGKVIDRVGAQPVVMACSLGISTIPLLWLLPTQGSLWPLVFDVLLAGSLWSGHGLAVFALPLAVAPRQGRPFYLAAFATTGGLAYAAASAMGGALAGALPTTFTLGSHAWVNFHVLFVLSAVARFGAVFFAARIIEPDAQSVNSLGALFGVVKVRLRAIPALSRQEGRRAA; this is encoded by the coding sequence GTGCCTTCCGTCGCCCTCCGCCGCCACGTTCTGCGCAGCTTCGCCGCGCTTGCCTCCGCCGTCCCGCTGTTCCGTCCGGGCAGCTCCCTGCCGGGCTCCGCCGCGCCGTTGCTGGGCGCGCCGCCGCCCACGGAGCGCCCGGTCCCCACCGCGCCGCGCCAGGTCCTTCGCCGGACCCTGCGGGCCTCGGTGACGGAAGGCATGGTCACGGAGGTGTTCACCGCGTGCGCGGGTGCCACGGCACTCACCGCGTGGGCCATCGCGCTGAAGCTGGGGCCCTTCCTCGTGGGGGTGATGACGGCGCTGCCCTTCTTCGCCCAGTTCATCCAGTTCCCGGCGGCCTGGCTCACCTCCACATTTGGCCACCGGCGGGTGGCGCTCACCGCGGTGTTCCTGTCCCGCGTGGTGATGCTGCCCCTGTGCGCGGTGCCCTGGCTGCCGCTGGAGCTGGCCGGACAGCAGCGGCTGCTCGTCGGCATCGCCGCCGCCTCCGCGGTGCTGGGCGTGGTGGGCAACAACGCCTGGGTGGCGTGGATGGGGGAGCTGGTGCCCAAGAACCTCCGGGGGCGCTACTTCGGCAGGCGCACCGCGCTGTGCACCATCTCGGGCACGCTGGCCTCGCTCGCCGCGGGCTTTCTGCTGGACCGCCTGCGTGGCGCCGAGGGCCCGGGCCTGGCGCTGCCCCTGCTGGCGGCGTTCGCGTGCGCCGTGGGGTTCATCACCACGTACATCATGTCCCGGCAGCATGATCCCGCGCCGGGAGGCACCCCGTTCCGGTTGGATCTCCGGGCCACGCTGATGCCCTGGAAGGATGCGCGCGCCCGCCGCGTGCTGCTCTACCAAGTGACGTGGAACGCGGCCGTGGGGCTCTCGGCGCCGTACTTCGCGTTCCACATGATCAAGAACCTCCAGATGACCTTCGTCATCATGGCGCTGCACGCCGCGGCGGTGGCGGGGGTGCGGGTGCTGACCGCGCCGCTGTGGGGCAAGGTCATCGACCGGGTGGGCGCGCAGCCGGTGGTGATGGCCTGCTCCCTGGGCATCTCCACCATTCCCCTGCTCTGGCTGTTGCCCACCCAAGGCTCGCTGTGGCCCCTGGTGTTCGACGTCCTGCTGGCGGGAAGCCTCTGGAGCGGCCACGGCCTGGCGGTGTTCGCGCTTCCGCTGGCGGTGGCCCCGCGCCAGGGGCGGCCCTTCTACCTGGCCGCCTTCGCCACCACGGGGGGCCTGGCGTACGCGGCGGCCTCCGCGATGGGAGGCGCCCTGGCGGGGGCCCTGCCCACCACCTTCACGCTGGGCAGCCACGCCTGGGTGAACTTCCACGTGCTCTTCGTGCTGTCCGCCGTGGCCCGGTTTGGCGCCGTCTTCTTCGCGGCGCGCATCATCGAGCCGGATGCGCAGTCCGTGAACTCCCTCGGCGCGCTCTTCGGGGTGGTGAAGGTCCGTCTCAGGGCAATCCCGGCCCTCTCACGGCAGGAGGGAAGGAGGGCTGCCTGA